In a genomic window of Tachysurus vachellii isolate PV-2020 chromosome 13, HZAU_Pvac_v1, whole genome shotgun sequence:
- the si:ch73-22a13.3 gene encoding inositol-trisphosphate 3-kinase B — protein MEELEFTSRKMSTSTEMLDEDESGISSKAKTLESMKNQLKAEEEKIDEFANNDMKKALLGSRRSKPKLASAQAVLSSRLEPETIQKEPFMTATESPEAWEPDSVLSCSESNNGEKEKDRKHKNTKRIADELSRKNIWRAGQRERWRGKRRERLEGIEYIEEEDDTTEKEMNQGIRVKHIQSQWRYKEAQDEEAEKDVTGLRAAAQGNIDADTEMRGTVPHRIFSKVLANSFNSSSSSSSSSFNYSSAESDEVFSEGEEMVRRKDVRRCRSWRTFLTMMQWSKRRQSSWVQLAGHQGNIQLGEGGEVLKRFNKVEDTCLQALMSDPLHQFVPRYYGHISRNGDDYIRLEDLLSGLKQPVIMDCKMGIRTYQEEEIVKARTKANIRTDMYQKMVKVDPTAPTEEEHAQRGVSKLRYMQWRDSTSSTTTLGFRIEGIMTENGIVHRDFNKTHSKEQVTETLLLFTNRRIHILEAYLSRLDALKKTLQQSAFFRCHEIIGGSLLFVHDRLTNKANIWMIDFGKTTPLPSNVHLKHDVPWIEGNREDGYLFGLASLISLLHVAIREVREKKLESHHLQTEHIVSEDNQHQPEINEASTDFLKEITATNHVD, from the exons ATGGAAGAACTGGAGTTTACCTCAAGAAAAATGAGCACGTCAACAGAAATGCTTGATGAAGATGAATCAGGAATATCCAGCAAAGCAAAAACTCTAGAGAGTATGAAAAACCAGTTGAAAGCAGAGGAAGAGAAAATAGATGAATTTGCAAATAACGACATGAAGAAAGCTCTGCTTGGTAGCCGAAGGTCAAAGCCCAAACTTGCATCTGCTCAGGCTGTTCTTTCATCCAGACTAGAACCAGAGACAATTCAAAAGGAACCATTCATGACTGCAACAGAAAGTCCAGAAGCCTGGGAACCTGACAGCGTGCTGAGCTGCTCGGAAAGCAACaatggagaaaaagagaaagacagaaaacataaaaatacaaaacgcATTGCTGATGAACTGTCCAGAAAGAATATTTGGAGAGCTGGACAGAGGGAAAGATGgagagggaagagaagagagaggctGGAAGGAATAGAATACATAGAAGAAGAGGACGACACtactgaaaaagaaatgaaccaAGGAATTAGAGTGAAACACATACAAAGCCAATGGAGATATAAAGAGGCGCAAGATGAGGAAGCAGAAAAGGATGTGACAGGACTGAGAGCGGCAGCGCAAGGAAATATCGATGCGGACACAGAGATGAGAGGAACAGTCCCTCACCGCATATTCTCAAAGGTTCTTGCCAACTCTTtcaactcctcctcctcctcctcatcatcatccttcAACTATTCCTCAGCAGAAAGTGATGAGGTCTTCAGTGAAGGAGAGGAGATGGTGAGGAGGAAAGATGTGAGAAGG tgtcgATCCTGGAGGACATTTTTGACTATGATGCAGTGGTCAAAGCGCAGGCAGAGCTCATGGGTGCAGCTGGCTGGACACCAAG GAAACATCCAGCTGGGTGAAGGTGGGGAGGTTCTGAAGAGATTCAACAAGGTGGAGGATACCTGCCTGCAGGCACTTATGTCTGATCCACTCCATCAATTTGTGCCTCGCTATTACGGGCACATCAGCAGGAACGGAGACGACTACATCCGTCTCGAGGACCTGCTGAGTGGCCTCAAGCAGCCTGTCATCATGGACTGCAAAATGGGCATCCG TACCTATCAAGAGGAGGAGATTGTAAAAGCAAGAACCAAAGCTAACATTCGAACTGATATGTATCAGAAGATGGTGAAAGTAGATCCTACAGCTCCTACAGAAGAGGAACATGCACAGAGAGGCGTATCAAAGCTGCGCTACATGCAGTGGAGAGACAGCACAAGTAGTACCACGACGCTTGGATTCCGCATAGAAGGCATAATG acaGAGAATGGGATCGTACATCGAGACTTTAATAAAACTCATAGCAAAGAACAAGTTACAGAGACCCTGCTATTGTTTACCAACCGGCGGATACACATTCTA GAAGCCTATCTGTCCAGACTGGATGCACTGAAAAAGACATTACAGCAGTCTGCCTTTTTCAGATGTCATGAg ATAATAGGTGGCTCTCTCCTTTTCGTTCATGATCGGCTCACCAACAAAGCCAACATATGGATGATTGATTTTGGGAAAACCACCCCACTGCCGAGTAATGTGCATCTGAAGCATGATGTTCCATGGATTGAGGGAAACCGGGAAGATGGCTACCTATTTGGACTTGCATCCCTCATCTCTTTGCTGCATGTTGCTATCAGGGAagttagggaaaaaaaactagAGAGTCATCACTTACAGACAGAGCATATAGTGTCAGAAGATAATCAACACCAGCCTGAAATAAATGAGGCATCAACAGACTTTTTAAAGGAAATTACAGCCACCAACCATGTGGACTGA
- the bscl2l gene encoding BSCL2 lipid droplet biogenesis associated, seipin, like isoform X2: MEDLNAEGPIIHELNTEISNLLLQIHKVITELGLKIKEKVVQTANVLFMLQLMIFVAIFLYISFYYTFMPTASLVTPVHFHYRMFSECVCSFPVANFSLLRNKKQVMTPGQLYKITLDLEMPESPTNIELGMFLVKMSCYSHDGQTVDASLHTTMLHYRSYLLQTLETLMLLPLMLMGVIEQKQHVLVELYSAYVDSSYNPAIGAVIEIHSQQVQIYKAQLYIHAHFSGIRYVLYHFPFASAVVGVMSNFMFLGVIILIGFVQDSTLWPYLHFNAWNEPIERIADIPEDRNTQENCAGAKRHLLDPSGSSDIMDSSSDKMGERKNPFMTED; this comes from the exons ATGGAGGACTTGAATGCTGAGGGACCTATCATACATGAGCTGAATACAGAGATCAGCAACCTCCTGCTCCAAATCCACAAAGTGATAACTGAACTGGGTCTAAAGATCAAGGAGAAAGTCGTCCAGACTGCTAATGTCCTGTTTATGCTTCAGCTGATGATATTTGTTGCCATTTTTCTCTATATCAGTTTCTATTATACTTTCATGCCTACCGCAAGCTTAGTCACTCCTGTGCACTTTCATTACAG AATGTTCTCAGAATGTGTCTGCTCTTTTCCTGTGGCCAATTTCTCACTGCTTAGGAACAAGAAACAG GTGATGACACCTGGACAGCTCTATAAGATCACACTGGACCTGGAAATGCCAGAGTCTCCAACTAATATTGAACTGGGGATGTTCCTGGTGAAGATGTCATGTTACTCCCATGATGGACAGACTGTTGATGCTTCATTgcacact ACAATGCTGCACTATCGCTCCTACCTGCTGCAGACTCTGGAGACTCTGATGTTGCTTCCTTTGATGCTGATGGGAGTAATTGAGCAGAAGCAGCATGTCCTGGTCGAGCTTTACTCTGCTTATGTAGACAGCTCA TATAATCCTGCTATtggtgctgttatagaaattcACTCTCAGCAAGTTCAGATCTACAAAGCTCAACTCTACATTCATGCTCACTTTAGTGgcatcag GTATGTCCTCTATCACTTTCCCTTCGCATCAGCTGTGGTGGGAGTGATGAGTAACTTCATGTTCCTCGGTGTGATTATCCTCATTGGCTTTGTGCAGGACAGCACCTTGTGGCCATATCTACAT tttaATGCATGGAATGAACCTATAGAGAGGATAGCAGATATACCAGAAGATAGGAACACACAGGAAAACTGCGCAG GTGCAAAAAGACATTTGCTGGATCCCTCTGGATCAAGTGACATCATGGACTCCAGTTCTGACAAGATGGGAGAGAGGAAGAATCCATTCATGACAGAGGATTGA
- the bscl2l gene encoding BSCL2 lipid droplet biogenesis associated, seipin, like isoform X1, with protein MEDLNAEGPIIHELNTEISNLLLQIHKVITELGLKIKEKVVQTANVLFMLQLMIFVAIFLYISFYYTFMPTASLVTPVHFHYSRMFSECVCSFPVANFSLLRNKKQVMTPGQLYKITLDLEMPESPTNIELGMFLVKMSCYSHDGQTVDASLHTTMLHYRSYLLQTLETLMLLPLMLMGVIEQKQHVLVELYSAYVDSSYNPAIGAVIEIHSQQVQIYKAQLYIHAHFSGIRYVLYHFPFASAVVGVMSNFMFLGVIILIGFVQDSTLWPYLHFNAWNEPIERIADIPEDRNTQENCAGAKRHLLDPSGSSDIMDSSSDKMGERKNPFMTED; from the exons ATGGAGGACTTGAATGCTGAGGGACCTATCATACATGAGCTGAATACAGAGATCAGCAACCTCCTGCTCCAAATCCACAAAGTGATAACTGAACTGGGTCTAAAGATCAAGGAGAAAGTCGTCCAGACTGCTAATGTCCTGTTTATGCTTCAGCTGATGATATTTGTTGCCATTTTTCTCTATATCAGTTTCTATTATACTTTCATGCCTACCGCAAGCTTAGTCACTCCTGTGCACTTTCATTACAG CAGAATGTTCTCAGAATGTGTCTGCTCTTTTCCTGTGGCCAATTTCTCACTGCTTAGGAACAAGAAACAG GTGATGACACCTGGACAGCTCTATAAGATCACACTGGACCTGGAAATGCCAGAGTCTCCAACTAATATTGAACTGGGGATGTTCCTGGTGAAGATGTCATGTTACTCCCATGATGGACAGACTGTTGATGCTTCATTgcacact ACAATGCTGCACTATCGCTCCTACCTGCTGCAGACTCTGGAGACTCTGATGTTGCTTCCTTTGATGCTGATGGGAGTAATTGAGCAGAAGCAGCATGTCCTGGTCGAGCTTTACTCTGCTTATGTAGACAGCTCA TATAATCCTGCTATtggtgctgttatagaaattcACTCTCAGCAAGTTCAGATCTACAAAGCTCAACTCTACATTCATGCTCACTTTAGTGgcatcag GTATGTCCTCTATCACTTTCCCTTCGCATCAGCTGTGGTGGGAGTGATGAGTAACTTCATGTTCCTCGGTGTGATTATCCTCATTGGCTTTGTGCAGGACAGCACCTTGTGGCCATATCTACAT tttaATGCATGGAATGAACCTATAGAGAGGATAGCAGATATACCAGAAGATAGGAACACACAGGAAAACTGCGCAG GTGCAAAAAGACATTTGCTGGATCCCTCTGGATCAAGTGACATCATGGACTCCAGTTCTGACAAGATGGGAGAGAGGAAGAATCCATTCATGACAGAGGATTGA